In Leptotrichia sp. oral taxon 221, the DNA window TTTACATTCAACTTACCTTCTTTTAAGTATTCCTCATTTATTGTAGTAATTTCTAACTCTCCTCTTGCTGAAGGTTTTATTGATTTAGATTTTTTAACTACAGTATTATCATAGAAATACAATCCTGGTATTGCATAATTTGATTTAGGATTTTCTGGCTTTTCTTCTAATGAAATTGCTTTTCCATTCTTATCAAATTCTACTACTCCATATGCTCTTGGATCTTTTACAGGATATCCGAATACAACTGCTCCTTCTTTTAATTTTGCAGTCTCTTCTAATAATCCAGAAAAACCTGCTCCATAAAACACATTGTCTCCTAAAATTAAGCAAACATTGTCATCTCCTATAAATTCTTCACCAAGTATAAAGGCTTCTGCTAATCCATTTGGATATTTCTGTACCTTGTATTTCAACTTTATTCCCAATTGACTTCCATCACCTAACAATTCTTCAAACACTGGCAAATCTCTAGGAGTTGAAATAAGTAATATTTCTCTTATATTTGCTAACATCAATACCGATAAAGGATAATAAATCATAGGCTTATCATATATCGGCATAATTTGTTTTGAAATAGCTTTTGTTAAAGGATACAGCCTTGTTCCGCTTCCTCCTGCTAAAATAATTCCCTTCATAAAAACTCCTCTTAAGATTGAAAATGTTTTTAACCTCTACAAATAAATCTTTACTGATAACCAACACAATATTGAAATCATCAATATTTTTATATCCTATATATAGCACATGTAATTTCTTTATTTTTAATTATAATCTTAAACAATAACAAATTCAATACATTAAATATTATCAATATAATTATACCACTTTTTATTTCTTTTTTCAAATTTAAGATTTTTATGCTTTTGCCCCTTTTTATACTTTTTTCTTATCTTTTTTCAATAAAAAATTCAATTTTTTTTAAAAATAATATTTTTAAAAAATGGCTAAAATTGTACTTTCTTATGGTTATCTTAGTTAATATTTTTTAAAATTATATTATTAAAAATAAAATATCTTTGAAATCAACTATATATTTTCTTAATATATCATTTTTATTTATTTCTTAATTTTTTTGCAAAACCTAAAATATTTTTGCATATTTCTGATTTTAAATCATTTTCCTTCAATTTTTCAATATTTTTCAATCCATATCCTGTTTCCACTAAAACTGTTTTAAATCCCAATTTATCAGCTGGTATCAGATCTGTCACTCTATCTCCAATCATATACGATTTTTCCACATCAATATTGAATTCCTTGATTGCTTTTAAAAAGTTCCCAGTATTCGGCTTTCGATATTCGCAATCCAGCTTGTATTTTCCAATTCCATCTGGATGATGTGGACAAAAATATGTTTTTTCTATCTTAATCCCATTTTTTAATAAATCTTTTTCAATAAAGTTCTGTAATTTAAAATAGTCATCCTCGCTATAATAACCTCTTGCAATCCCAGCTTGATTAGTTATTATTGCAAATTTATACCCCAAATCTCTCAATATTTTTAATCCTTCCAAGACTCCTGTTTCATACTCAAATTCATCGATTTTATATAAATATGACTTTTCAACATTAATTACGCCATCTCTATCCAATAGTATAAACTTATTCTTCATAAAAACCTCTCTAAAAAATCAAAATTCCCCTACGGGTTTTGGTATCTTGTGTTATTAATTATAACAAAAAAGGCTGGAAGTTTCTAGCCTTTATGCCAAATTTTATTTAAAATATTTAGTATCAAAATTTTTATAATTTTTAATTTTTTCTTTTTCCAATAAAAATTAAATTTTATAACTATTTCAATTTTATAATTGCTCTATTTTGTGATATAATATCTCTATCTTCTAAAAGTAAAATTTAAAAAGGAGTTTTTATGATAAATATTAATAATTTGAAAAAACGGCTGAATAGTTTTGATTTGGAAGTTGATTTGCACATAGAAAAAGGGGAGATTTTTGGGATAATTGGGAAATCTGGGAGTGGTAAGTCGACTTTATTGAGAATTATTCAAGGAATTGAAAAAGCTGATGCTGGGGAGATTTTTTTGGAAGAAAATACTGAAAGTTCTTATATTTTTCAAGAATTTAATTTGCTGTATAACAAAAATGTATTTGACAACGTTGCTTTGCCACTTATTTTGAAAAGGAAAAAGATTGATAGGAAGAAAATTGAGAAGACGCTTGATTTTGTTGGACTACTTGATAAGAAAAATTTTTTTATCTCGGAATTAAGTGGTGGAGAAAAACAGCGGGTTGCGATTGCTCGAGCTTTGGTTACAAATCCAAATTTGCTTTTATGCGACGAGGTTACAGCTTCTTTGGATAAGTTTATTCAAAAAGAGATTCTCGAATTATTTTTGAAAATTAATCGTGATTACGGGACTACAATTATTTTAGTTACTCATGAGCTTGATGTTGCTAAAAAGTTATGTAACCGTGTTTCTGTCATTGAGAAAGGGAAAATTTTGGATACTTTTGATGTGGTGAAAGATGATATCATCAACCATAAAAGTGAATATCTAGAATTTGTCAAAGAATTTTTGGGATAATTTTTTAGATTATTTTCTTTAAAAAAATAAATTTTATTGGAATTTTTTTAGTACTCTGTATTATTTTGAGTACTTTAAGCACCATTTTATACTAAATGAAAGGAGTTTTTTGAAACAATGAATTGGGAAATTTTAAATGCGTTGAAAGATACTTTAATTATGATTTTGATTCCTACTTTATTTGCTATTTTTTTTGGAATTCCTCTTGGTTCGTTGCTTTTTTTAACGAATAAAGGGAGCATCAAGGAAAATATGCGGATTTATATTCCTGCAAATATTTATGTTAATGTTGTGAGGAGTTTTCCATTTCTAATATTGGTTGTTGTATTAATGCCTGTTGCAAGATTGATTTTTGGGACGGCTTTTGGATTGATTCCTGCGAGCTTTCCAATATGTGTTGTAGCAGTTGCACTTTATGCAAGATTTGTAGAACAGTCTTTTTATGATGTGGATAAGGGGATTCTTGATGTGGCTCTTTCAATGAAAGCTACGTCATTTCAAATAGTTTGGCATTTTTTAATTGTCGAAGCAAGAAGTAGCTTAGTTCTTGGACTAACCTCGTCTATTATTAGTTTTATTTCATATTCGACAGTTATGGGGGTTGTTGGAGGTGGTGGAATTGGCGATTATGCAATGAGATACGGTTACAATGAGTACAATTATGCTCTTGTATTCAAAATGGTTGCAATTATGATAATTATTGTCTTTTCCATTCAAATATTAGGCAATTACATTGCAAAAAAATTAGATAAAAGAAGGAGAAATTACTAATGTTAAAAAAATTATTTTTATTCGTTGGGCTAACAATTTTAGCCTTGAGTTGTGGAAAAAAAGAAACTATTAAGGTAGCTGCAGCTGGATATCCGATGGAGGAAATCGTAAAAATTGCGTCTGAAGATTTAAAGAAAGAAGGTTATGACACTAAAATTACGCTTTTGACAGATTATGTCACTGCAAATGTTGGATTAGCTAATAAGGATTTTGATGCTAATTTCCATCAACATGTTCCTTTTATGGAAATTTTTAATAAGAAAAACAATGCTCATCTTGTGAAAGTTGCTGCAATTTATGATGTTTATGTTGGTTTTTATTCAAAAAAATATAAAAGCAAAAATGAAATTCCAAACGGTGCAAAAGTTGTTGTACCAAATGACCCAACAAATCAAGATAGAGCCTTGAGAATACTTGAAAAACAAGGAT includes these proteins:
- the rfbA gene encoding glucose-1-phosphate thymidylyltransferase RfbA translates to MKGIILAGGSGTRLYPLTKAISKQIMPIYDKPMIYYPLSVLMLANIREILLISTPRDLPVFEELLGDGSQLGIKLKYKVQKYPNGLAEAFILGEEFIGDDNVCLILGDNVFYGAGFSGLLEETAKLKEGAVVFGYPVKDPRAYGVVEFDKNGKAISLEEKPENPKSNYAIPGLYFYDNTVVKKSKSIKPSARGELEITTINEEYLKEGKLNVKQLGRGITWLDTGTHESLLQAANYVETVQNRQGYYIACIEEIAYRKKWINEIQLRQIADTMLKTDYGKYLMDLLK
- a CDS encoding D-glycero-beta-D-manno-heptose 1,7-bisphosphate 7-phosphatase; the encoded protein is MKNKFILLDRDGVINVEKSYLYKIDEFEYETGVLEGLKILRDLGYKFAIITNQAGIARGYYSEDDYFKLQNFIEKDLLKNGIKIEKTYFCPHHPDGIGKYKLDCEYRKPNTGNFLKAIKEFNIDVEKSYMIGDRVTDLIPADKLGFKTVLVETGYGLKNIEKLKENDLKSEICKNILGFAKKLRNK
- a CDS encoding methionine ABC transporter permease yields the protein MNWEILNALKDTLIMILIPTLFAIFFGIPLGSLLFLTNKGSIKENMRIYIPANIYVNVVRSFPFLILVVVLMPVARLIFGTAFGLIPASFPICVVAVALYARFVEQSFYDVDKGILDVALSMKATSFQIVWHFLIVEARSSLVLGLTSSIISFISYSTVMGVVGGGGIGDYAMRYGYNEYNYALVFKMVAIMIIIVFSIQILGNYIAKKLDKRRRNY
- a CDS encoding MetQ/NlpA family ABC transporter substrate-binding protein, producing the protein MLKKLFLFVGLTILALSCGKKETIKVAAAGYPMEEIVKIASEDLKKEGYDTKITLLTDYVTANVGLANKDFDANFHQHVPFMEIFNKKNNAHLVKVAAIYDVYVGFYSKKYKSKNEIPNGAKVVVPNDPTNQDRALRILEKQGLIKLKQKNGLYNLKDVDNSIKNLKITALPIPSLVQAYKEADLVFNWPSHMLKIGITPKDALFLEEGTKGRYAIVLASREDNKNDKKIQALAKAMTSEKVKKFLKEKYSKEGYPVF
- a CDS encoding ATP-binding cassette domain-containing protein, whose amino-acid sequence is MININNLKKRLNSFDLEVDLHIEKGEIFGIIGKSGSGKSTLLRIIQGIEKADAGEIFLEENTESSYIFQEFNLLYNKNVFDNVALPLILKRKKIDRKKIEKTLDFVGLLDKKNFFISELSGGEKQRVAIARALVTNPNLLLCDEVTASLDKFIQKEILELFLKINRDYGTTIILVTHELDVAKKLCNRVSVIEKGKILDTFDVVKDDIINHKSEYLEFVKEFLG